In Streptomyces sp. NBC_00569, a single genomic region encodes these proteins:
- a CDS encoding sensor histidine kinase, translating to MNRPRPRIPHTLRARLTAGLVLLLAVSCAAVGVAAVVELRGFLTGRLDQQLHEAGSALPASLEHSGRAPDDHDGDEHADTRRQATGTLGVRLLGGAVTSAAVVRAGAVSDGPADLGVRLSGADRRTLARLPVDGRGHTVRLSSLDRYRVEAFEGRDGDVLVTGLPLEPLEATVHRLELVSAGVFGIALAATGVAGALWVRWSLRPLSRVAATATRVSELSLASGAVVLPPRAPESDPRSEVGQVASAFNRMLGHVEDALTRRHASEERLRSFSADASHELRTPVASIRGHAELALLHRGPVPAEVRRALERIAAESGRMGEVVEDLLLLARLDAGRPLEREPVDLTRLVLDAVTDARAAGPDHRWVMELPEEPVTVTGDAHRLHQAVANLLANARLHTPPGTRVTARIDADELGVSLSVRDDGPGVPEEIRDGIFERFTHGDRPRPAGAGGGTGLGLAIVTAVAEAHGGTATLRSEPGETVFTVRLPKAPPQ from the coding sequence ATGAACCGGCCGCGCCCGCGCATCCCGCACACCCTGCGCGCCCGGCTCACCGCCGGGCTCGTCCTGCTGCTCGCCGTCAGCTGCGCGGCCGTCGGTGTGGCCGCGGTCGTCGAACTGCGCGGCTTTCTCACCGGGCGGCTCGACCAGCAGCTCCACGAGGCCGGCAGCGCCCTGCCCGCCAGCCTCGAACACAGCGGCCGGGCGCCCGACGATCACGACGGGGACGAGCACGCCGACACCCGCCGCCAGGCCACCGGCACCCTCGGCGTCCGGCTCCTCGGCGGCGCCGTCACCAGCGCCGCCGTCGTCCGGGCGGGCGCAGTCTCCGATGGCCCTGCCGACCTGGGCGTGCGCCTGTCGGGTGCGGACCGCAGGACCCTCGCCCGCCTGCCCGTCGACGGGCGCGGTCACACCGTGCGGCTGTCGTCCCTGGACCGCTACCGGGTCGAGGCCTTCGAGGGGAGGGACGGCGACGTCCTCGTCACGGGCCTGCCGCTGGAGCCCCTCGAAGCCACCGTGCACCGCCTCGAACTCGTGTCGGCGGGCGTCTTCGGGATCGCGCTCGCCGCCACCGGCGTCGCCGGCGCCCTCTGGGTGCGCTGGTCCCTGCGCCCGCTGAGCCGGGTCGCCGCGACCGCCACCCGCGTCAGTGAACTGTCGCTCGCGAGCGGCGCGGTGGTCCTGCCGCCGCGCGCCCCCGAGTCCGACCCGCGCAGCGAGGTCGGCCAGGTGGCGTCCGCCTTCAACCGCATGCTCGGCCACGTCGAGGACGCGCTCACCCGCCGGCACGCCTCCGAGGAACGCCTGCGCAGCTTCTCCGCCGACGCGAGCCACGAATTGCGCACCCCCGTCGCCTCCATCCGCGGCCACGCGGAACTCGCCCTCCTGCACCGGGGCCCCGTACCCGCCGAGGTCCGCCGTGCGCTGGAGCGCATCGCCGCGGAGTCCGGACGGATGGGCGAGGTGGTCGAGGACCTGCTCCTGCTCGCCCGCCTGGACGCGGGCCGACCCCTGGAACGCGAGCCGGTCGACCTCACGCGCCTCGTGCTCGACGCGGTCACCGACGCCCGGGCGGCGGGTCCGGACCACCGCTGGGTCATGGAGCTCCCGGAAGAACCGGTCACCGTCACGGGCGACGCGCACCGCCTCCACCAGGCCGTCGCCAACCTCCTGGCCAACGCCCGCCTGCACACCCCGCCCGGCACCCGGGTCACCGCCCGCATCGACGCCGACGAGCTCGGGGTGTCGCTGTCGGTACGGGACGACGGTCCCGGCGTCCCGGAGGAGATCCGCGACGGGATCTTCGAACGCTTCACCCACGGCGACCGGCCCAGGCCGGCCGGGGCGGGCGGCGGCACCGGACTCGGCCTCGCCATCGTGACGGCGGTCGCGGAGGCACACGGCGGCACCGCGACGCTGCGCAGCGAGCCGGGCGAGACCGTGTTCACGGTCCGCCTGCCGAAGGCGCCGCCTCAGTAG
- a CDS encoding response regulator transcription factor gives MNERPALTRPDGTPVRVLVVDDEPDIAEVVTGVLRYEGWDVRTAGTGRDAVREGLDFRPDAVVLDIMLPDRDGLSVLRELRAAQPHVCVLFLTARDTVEDRVTGITAGGDDYVTKPFSLEELVARLRGLLRRAGMTRELAASAQLTVGDLVMDEDAREVTRGGTGIDLSPTEFELLRCLMRNPRRVLSKTQLLDRVWSYDFGGQAHVVELYVSYLRKKIDAGREPMIHTVRGAGYVLKPAGR, from the coding sequence ATGAACGAACGCCCCGCACTCACCCGCCCCGACGGCACCCCCGTGCGCGTGCTCGTCGTCGACGACGAACCCGACATCGCCGAGGTCGTGACCGGAGTCCTGCGCTACGAGGGCTGGGACGTCCGCACCGCCGGGACCGGCCGTGACGCCGTGCGCGAAGGACTCGACTTCCGTCCCGACGCCGTCGTCCTCGACATCATGCTGCCGGACCGTGACGGCCTGTCCGTCCTGCGCGAACTGCGCGCCGCGCAGCCGCACGTCTGCGTGCTCTTCCTCACGGCCCGCGACACCGTCGAGGACCGGGTCACCGGCATCACCGCGGGCGGCGACGACTACGTGACCAAGCCGTTCAGCCTGGAGGAACTGGTGGCGCGGCTGCGCGGCCTGCTGCGCCGGGCCGGCATGACCAGGGAACTCGCCGCGAGCGCCCAGCTCACCGTCGGTGACCTGGTGATGGACGAGGACGCCCGCGAGGTCACGCGCGGCGGCACGGGCATCGACCTGTCGCCGACCGAGTTCGAGCTCCTGCGCTGCCTGATGCGCAACCCACGCCGCGTCCTCAGCAAGACCCAGCTCCTCGACCGCGTCTGGTCCTACGACTTCGGCGGCCAGGCCCATGTCGTCGAGCTCTACGTCTCCTACCTGCGCAAGAAGATCGACGCCGGCCGCGAACCCATGATCCACACGGTGCGCGGCGCCGGGTACGTCCTGAAGCCGGCCGGCCGATGA
- the argH gene encoding argininosuccinate lyase codes for MSSNTGDVRLWGGRFADGPAEALAKLSASVHFDWRLAPYDIAGSRAHARVLHKAGLLTEDELTRMLAGLDQLEADVADGSFVGTIADEDVHTALERGLLERLGVDLGGKLRAGRSRNDQVATLFRMYLRDHARVIGGLVADLQDALVGLAEAHADVAMPGRTHLQHAQPVLFAHHVLAHVQSLSRDAERLRQWDERTAVSPYGSGALAGSSLGLDPEAVAKDLGFERGSAGNSIDGTASRDFVAEFAFITAMIGVNLSRIAEEIIIWNTKEFSFVTLHDAFSTGSSIMPQKKNPDIAELARGKSGRLIGNLTGLMATLKALPLAYNRDLQEDKEPVFDSCDQLEVLLPAFTGMMATLTVNRERMEELAPAGFSLATDIAEWLVKQGVPFRVAHEVAGECVKECEQHGIELDQLTDEQFAKISEHLTPEVRTVLDVPGALASRNGRGGTAPSAVAVQLAEVKDDLAVQRAWADAKS; via the coding sequence GTGAGCAGCAACACCGGCGATGTCCGCCTCTGGGGCGGCCGGTTCGCCGACGGCCCCGCCGAGGCCCTGGCGAAACTCTCCGCCTCGGTCCACTTCGACTGGCGCCTGGCGCCGTACGACATCGCCGGCTCCCGCGCCCACGCGCGCGTGCTGCACAAGGCGGGCCTGCTCACCGAGGACGAGCTGACCCGCATGCTCGCGGGCCTCGACCAGCTCGAAGCGGACGTGGCGGACGGCTCGTTCGTCGGGACGATCGCCGACGAGGACGTCCACACGGCGCTGGAGCGCGGCCTCCTTGAGCGCCTCGGCGTCGACCTCGGCGGCAAGCTGCGCGCGGGCCGGTCCCGCAACGACCAGGTGGCCACGCTCTTCCGCATGTACCTGCGCGACCACGCGCGCGTCATCGGCGGCCTCGTCGCCGACCTCCAGGACGCGCTCGTCGGCCTCGCCGAGGCGCACGCCGACGTCGCCATGCCCGGCCGCACGCACCTCCAGCACGCCCAGCCGGTCCTGTTCGCGCACCACGTCCTCGCGCACGTCCAGTCCCTGTCCCGGGACGCCGAGCGGCTGCGGCAGTGGGACGAGCGCACGGCGGTCTCGCCGTACGGCTCCGGAGCCCTGGCCGGTTCGTCGCTCGGCCTCGACCCGGAGGCCGTCGCGAAGGACCTCGGCTTCGAGCGCGGCTCGGCCGGCAACTCCATCGACGGCACCGCGTCGCGGGACTTCGTCGCGGAGTTCGCCTTCATCACCGCGATGATCGGCGTGAACCTCTCGCGCATCGCCGAGGAGATCATCATCTGGAACACGAAGGAGTTCTCCTTCGTGACCCTCCACGACGCCTTCTCCACCGGCTCGTCGATCATGCCGCAGAAGAAGAACCCGGACATCGCCGAGCTCGCCCGCGGCAAGTCCGGCCGCCTCATCGGCAACCTGACCGGCCTCATGGCCACGCTCAAGGCCCTCCCGCTCGCGTACAACCGCGACCTCCAGGAGGACAAGGAGCCGGTCTTCGACTCCTGCGACCAGCTCGAGGTCCTGCTGCCCGCGTTCACCGGCATGATGGCCACGCTCACGGTCAACCGGGAGCGGATGGAGGAGCTCGCCCCGGCCGGCTTCTCGCTCGCCACCGACATCGCCGAATGGCTCGTCAAGCAGGGCGTGCCGTTCCGCGTCGCGCACGAGGTCGCCGGTGAGTGCGTCAAGGAGTGCGAGCAGCATGGCATCGAGCTCGACCAGCTCACGGACGAGCAGTTCGCGAAGATCTCCGAGCACCTCACGCCCGAGGTGCGCACCGTCCTCGATGTGCCGGGCGCGCTCGCCTCGCGCAACGGCCGGGGCGGCACCGCTCCTTCGGCCGTCGCGGTGCAGCTCGCCGAGGTGAAGGACGACCTCGCCGTGCAGCGCGCATGGGCCGACGCCAAGTCCTGA
- a CDS encoding ATP-binding protein codes for MSTTTDTVLGTMPAAPRQIVPPEELYADELAFLAAHDSGPRPPGWRLTPRAVVTFVMGADEPLRLPEGADPGEGVPRRLAVRRKFVGERALVERCVVTLAGERGLLLVGEPGTAKSMLSELLAAAVSGTSALTVQGTAGTTEDQLKYGWNYALLLAQGPSLKALVPSPVLAAMTQGAVARVEEVTRCLPEVQDALISLLSERRIAVPELAGTDAAQAHAAPGFNVIATANLRDKGVSEMSAALKRRFNFETVGPIGDFDAELDLVRRQSKAAVERAGAVYQLDDMVLDVLVTAFRELRSGRSAEGWEVERPSTVMSTAEAVSVATALGVAAAYFPGDRDALALLPGHLTGVVRKDDPADAARLLGYWDGAVRRRAEEGSATWRTLWDLRSVLEG; via the coding sequence ATGAGCACCACGACCGACACCGTCCTGGGCACGATGCCCGCCGCGCCGCGGCAGATCGTGCCCCCCGAGGAGTTGTACGCCGACGAGCTCGCGTTCCTCGCCGCCCATGACTCCGGCCCGCGCCCTCCCGGCTGGCGGCTCACCCCGCGCGCCGTCGTCACGTTCGTGATGGGCGCCGACGAACCGCTGCGCCTGCCCGAAGGCGCCGACCCCGGCGAGGGCGTGCCGCGCCGGCTCGCCGTCCGGCGGAAGTTCGTCGGTGAGCGCGCCCTCGTGGAACGCTGCGTCGTCACGCTCGCCGGCGAGCGCGGACTGCTCCTGGTCGGCGAGCCCGGCACCGCCAAGTCGATGCTGTCGGAACTGCTCGCCGCCGCCGTGAGCGGCACCAGCGCGCTCACTGTCCAGGGCACCGCCGGCACCACCGAGGACCAGCTCAAGTACGGCTGGAACTACGCCCTGCTGCTCGCCCAGGGTCCGAGCCTGAAGGCACTCGTACCCTCACCCGTGCTCGCGGCCATGACCCAGGGCGCCGTCGCACGCGTGGAGGAGGTCACCCGTTGCCTCCCCGAGGTGCAGGACGCCCTGATCTCCCTCCTCTCCGAACGGCGCATCGCCGTCCCCGAGCTGGCAGGCACGGACGCGGCCCAGGCCCACGCGGCCCCCGGGTTCAACGTCATCGCCACCGCGAACCTCCGCGACAAGGGCGTCTCCGAGATGTCCGCCGCGCTCAAGCGCCGCTTCAACTTCGAGACGGTCGGCCCCATCGGCGACTTCGACGCCGAACTCGACCTCGTACGCCGCCAGTCGAAGGCAGCCGTCGAACGGGCGGGAGCCGTGTACCAGCTCGACGACATGGTCCTCGACGTCCTGGTCACCGCTTTTCGCGAGCTGCGGTCGGGCCGCTCGGCCGAGGGCTGGGAGGTGGAGCGGCCGTCCACCGTGATGAGTACGGCCGAGGCCGTCTCCGTCGCGACGGCGCTCGGCGTCGCCGCCGCCTACTTCCCCGGTGACCGCGACGCCCTCGCCCTCCTGCCGGGCCACCTCACCGGCGTGGTCCGCAAGGACGATCCGGCGGACGCGGCGCGGCTGCTCGGCTATTGGGACGGTGCGGTGCGGCGCCGTGCCGAGGAAGGTTCCGCGACCTGGCGCACGCTGTGGGACCTGCGCTCCGTCCTGGAGGGCTGA
- a CDS encoding pyridoxamine 5'-phosphate oxidase family protein, with protein MGKTYERIDGRLRTFIEEQPMFFTATAPLSEDGTVNLSPKGLRGSFAVLDERTVAYLDFAGSTAETIAHLRENGRITLMWCAFQGPPNIVRVHGHGEPVFRDDPRFRDLLEHFPDIDPSLHGLRAIVVVTADLIRDSCGYAVPFMSYDADRDLHGRRFAREDDASLSEYFKKKEHIEHSIDGLPGLPLPLPPTTV; from the coding sequence ATGGGAAAGACCTACGAACGCATAGACGGCAGGCTGCGCACCTTCATCGAGGAGCAGCCGATGTTCTTCACCGCGACCGCGCCCCTCTCCGAGGACGGCACGGTGAACCTCTCACCCAAAGGACTGAGGGGATCCTTCGCCGTGCTCGACGAGCGGACCGTCGCCTACCTCGACTTCGCCGGCAGCACCGCCGAGACCATCGCGCACCTGCGCGAGAACGGCCGCATCACCCTCATGTGGTGCGCTTTCCAGGGTCCTCCGAACATCGTCCGGGTGCACGGCCACGGAGAACCCGTCTTCCGTGACGACCCACGGTTCAGGGACCTGCTCGAACACTTCCCCGACATCGACCCCAGCCTCCACGGCCTGCGCGCCATCGTCGTCGTGACCGCAGACCTCATCCGCGACAGCTGCGGATACGCGGTGCCCTTCATGTCGTACGACGCGGACCGCGACCTGCACGGGAGGCGGTTCGCGCGCGAGGACGACGCCTCCCTGAGCGAGTACTTCAAGAAGAAGGAACACATCGAGCACAGCATCGACGGACTTCCGGGGCTGCCGCTCCCGCTGCCTCCGACTACCGTCTGA
- a CDS encoding DUF4132 domain-containing protein, protein MGWMRAGDYEVALDDGGKVVCRNSKGRLLKSVPPKIADEQAVIGLRQLTEWLERHERDCRERAERWMTRSLPVPAAVLAEVWPDPAWRAALKDLVVTGDDGTVAGFLRDADPERGIGLVDLDGDTVRIRPRQISIPHPVLLDDLGELREFAVELGVDQGVQQLFREIWTRGADRDPAAQAVDDYEGGAFKELRFLAGRATSLGYRVRGGHAVQPVLEAGRTVEARVWIGDYEGYAETETGPLTWTTEGGQALALAEVGPVAWSEGLRMAAALYAGRELEDGEQAA, encoded by the coding sequence GTGGGGTGGATGCGCGCGGGCGACTATGAAGTCGCCCTGGACGACGGAGGCAAGGTCGTCTGCCGCAACAGCAAGGGGCGGCTCCTGAAGTCGGTGCCGCCGAAGATCGCCGACGAGCAGGCCGTCATCGGGCTCCGGCAGCTCACCGAGTGGCTGGAGCGGCACGAGCGCGACTGCCGGGAGCGGGCCGAGCGCTGGATGACCCGCTCCCTTCCTGTACCGGCGGCGGTGCTCGCCGAGGTCTGGCCCGACCCGGCCTGGCGCGCCGCCCTGAAGGACCTGGTCGTCACCGGCGACGACGGGACGGTCGCCGGGTTCCTGCGCGACGCCGACCCCGAGCGCGGCATCGGCCTCGTCGACCTCGACGGGGACACCGTGCGCATCCGCCCGCGGCAGATCAGCATTCCCCACCCGGTCCTCCTGGACGACCTCGGCGAACTGCGCGAATTCGCCGTCGAGTTGGGGGTCGACCAAGGCGTCCAGCAGCTGTTCCGCGAGATCTGGACCCGCGGCGCCGACCGCGACCCGGCAGCCCAGGCGGTCGACGACTACGAGGGCGGCGCCTTCAAGGAACTCCGCTTCCTCGCCGGCCGCGCCACTTCCCTCGGCTATCGGGTGCGCGGCGGCCACGCCGTCCAGCCCGTGCTCGAAGCCGGACGCACCGTCGAGGCCCGCGTCTGGATCGGCGACTACGAGGGCTACGCCGAGACGGAGACCGGACCGCTCACCTGGACCACCGAGGGCGGACAGGCCCTGGCCCTCGCCGAAGTCGGGCCGGTGGCCTGGTCGGAGGGCCTGCGCATGGCCGCCGCCCTCTACGCGGGCCGCGAGCTCGAGGACGGGGAGCAGGCGGCGTGA
- a CDS encoding L,D-transpeptidase family protein, whose protein sequence is MRSRPVTIASLAATTALLILGAAPPGGPAPLPARMADTGGGSQLVTAQAARTGSITGTVTWWDRRDGRWVAAGSAAARFGAKGLTDGGSRKQGTYTTPTGLYGLPFAFGTEPAPAGTTAAYRRVHQDSWWCQDNDSRSYNRWTEPRPADCRAAESEHLVSYATQYAHAFVVAYNYDRPVRGRGAGIFLHVNGRGATAGCVSVPADAMRRILRWAEPGRRPHIAIGTASGATAITRY, encoded by the coding sequence ATGCGCTCACGACCTGTCACCATCGCGTCCCTGGCCGCGACGACCGCCCTGCTGATCCTGGGCGCGGCACCGCCCGGCGGGCCCGCGCCGCTGCCCGCCCGGATGGCCGACACGGGCGGCGGCTCCCAGCTCGTCACCGCGCAGGCCGCGCGCACGGGCTCCATCACCGGCACCGTCACCTGGTGGGACCGGCGCGACGGCCGGTGGGTCGCGGCAGGTTCGGCGGCGGCGCGGTTCGGCGCGAAGGGCCTCACCGACGGCGGCTCGCGCAAGCAGGGCACGTACACGACACCCACGGGGCTGTACGGCCTGCCGTTCGCCTTCGGGACCGAGCCCGCCCCGGCCGGTACGACCGCCGCCTACCGGCGCGTGCACCAGGACTCCTGGTGGTGCCAGGACAACGACTCGCGGTCCTACAACCGCTGGACCGAGCCGCGTCCGGCCGACTGCCGCGCCGCCGAGTCCGAACACCTCGTGTCGTACGCGACCCAGTACGCGCACGCCTTCGTCGTCGCCTACAACTACGACCGGCCGGTGCGCGGACGCGGAGCGGGGATCTTCCTGCACGTGAACGGGCGCGGGGCGACGGCCGGATGCGTGTCGGTCCCGGCGGACGCGATGCGGCGCATCCTGCGCTGGGCCGAGCCGGGCCGGCGGCCGCACATCGCAATCGGAACGGCGAGCGGCGCGACCGCGATCACGCGCTACTGA
- a CDS encoding ferredoxin reductase family protein, translated as MTTTHSPPPLRHRAPRPARRRSPAVPLLAAAGAGGAAVLALWWQGTGVVSGADGWLTGAGRIMGLMCGYMCALLVALMARVPLLEKGLGSDRTARWHASAGRWTVGLLLGHILLITLGYAAQSRTDPVSELGTIVLDYPEMLKGTVGAAVLVLVGFVSARAVRRRMRYETWYYLHVLTYAAIFLAFGHQLALGADFTGGAAARAAWYALYLGVAALVLWFRVLVPVRLNVRHRLRVEAVVREAPGVTSVWVGGRRLEALGAEPGQFFRWRFFTPGMWGASHPYSLSAVPRGGFLRITVKALGDHSASVAGLTRGTRVWAEGPYGALTAGLRRSRRVLLLAGGTGITPLRTLFETLPAAPGDLTLLYRARTAEELALRGELESIAAGRGARLVYALNDADGTRTDVTADGLRRMLPDIAAHDVYLCGPHGLALASYDALREAGVPASRVHYESFEL; from the coding sequence GTGACCACCACGCACAGCCCCCCGCCGCTGCGCCACCGAGCCCCGCGCCCGGCGCGCCGCCGCTCCCCCGCGGTGCCCCTGCTGGCCGCCGCGGGCGCGGGCGGGGCCGCGGTGCTCGCCCTGTGGTGGCAGGGTACCGGCGTCGTGTCCGGCGCCGACGGCTGGCTGACGGGGGCGGGCCGGATCATGGGCCTGATGTGCGGCTACATGTGCGCGCTCCTCGTCGCCCTGATGGCGCGCGTGCCGCTTCTGGAGAAGGGGCTCGGCAGCGACAGGACGGCGCGCTGGCACGCCTCGGCCGGCCGCTGGACGGTCGGTCTGCTCCTCGGCCACATCCTCCTGATCACTCTCGGCTACGCGGCGCAGAGCCGTACCGACCCGGTGTCGGAGCTCGGCACGATCGTCCTCGACTACCCGGAGATGCTGAAGGGCACGGTGGGCGCGGCCGTGCTCGTGCTCGTGGGCTTCGTGTCGGCACGCGCGGTGCGCCGCCGAATGCGGTACGAGACCTGGTACTACCTGCACGTCCTGACGTACGCGGCGATCTTCCTCGCGTTCGGGCACCAACTGGCGCTCGGCGCCGACTTCACGGGCGGGGCGGCCGCCCGTGCGGCCTGGTACGCCCTCTATCTGGGGGTGGCCGCGCTCGTGCTGTGGTTCCGGGTGCTGGTGCCGGTGCGGCTCAACGTCCGGCACCGGCTGCGCGTCGAGGCCGTCGTGCGGGAGGCGCCGGGGGTGACGTCGGTGTGGGTGGGCGGCCGACGGCTGGAGGCGCTCGGCGCGGAACCGGGTCAGTTCTTCCGCTGGCGCTTTTTCACGCCCGGCATGTGGGGAGCCTCGCACCCGTACTCCCTGTCGGCGGTGCCGCGCGGCGGGTTCCTGCGGATCACGGTGAAGGCGCTGGGCGACCACAGCGCGTCCGTCGCGGGCCTGACGCGGGGTACGCGGGTGTGGGCGGAGGGGCCGTACGGGGCGCTGACGGCGGGGCTGCGGCGCTCGCGCCGGGTGCTGCTGCTCGCGGGTGGCACGGGCATCACCCCCCTGCGCACGCTCTTCGAGACGCTGCCGGCGGCGCCGGGCGACCTGACGCTGCTCTACCGGGCGCGCACCGCCGAGGAGTTGGCGCTGCGCGGTGAACTGGAGTCGATCGCGGCCGGCCGCGGCGCCCGCCTCGTGTACGCCCTGAACGACGCCGACGGCACCCGGACGGACGTCACCGCGGACGGACTGCGCCGGATGCTCCCGGACATCGCGGCCCACGACGTCTACCTGTGCGGGCCGCACGGCCTCGCGCTCGCCTCGTACGACGCCCTGCGCGAGGCCGGAGTGCCCGCTTCCCGTGTCCACTACGAGTCGTTCGAGCTGTGA